A DNA window from Victivallis lenta contains the following coding sequences:
- a CDS encoding DNA polymerase has translation MLPLLPLDFETYYSDSYNLNNSTSYQEYILSPQFKIHGLAVYYPDGKREFRRDADVLLHELQSVYGNNLENVCIIMHNAMFDAAILKYKFNIIPPCIYDTMLMAKYLYGVDVKVSLKELAERCHLPAKLDLEFSKGKRELTAAEFAELRTYAINDVVITRELYGHIVPKILPEELEIINHTVQCFLRDAVKINKELLQLARHELCTQLINELGEIHPEEVSSDRQFAQLLSGALAETNRALAMKPGKNGMIPAISKNDPEMQNMLSDPDPLVRELVKARLLVKSKAQLQSRINYLIGTANLTGGTLPVFLKYHHAQTGRFAGGNGLNLQNLPVPGRSPVQILNDTARKIRQAIHAPAGYVFVAVDAAQIEARVLAWLTGEETLNTAFAAGKDIYSEFATDVFHEPAGHPRDSTPAEQRKGLLRKIGKTAILGLGYNMGVERFAEQLKSFIASSELCRSERELAALAYKIVHSYRAKYNNISTFWNRLEKAFRESICKQQHVRIGMLEISSNSEATWLQLASRRELIYRDCEIRPSEFQEITFYNTSGECESRIIEQQSIQYRNSTSLYGGKLTENVVQAIARDLLVRVILECEKAGIPIVLHIHDEVIACVPEVQAEQAMEKMIQIWRTVPQWAEGLVLDAEGVIGTNLAELK, from the coding sequence ATGCTTCCATTACTGCCCCTTGATTTCGAGACCTATTATTCCGACAGTTACAATCTCAATAACTCCACCTCTTATCAGGAGTACATTCTTTCACCCCAGTTTAAGATTCATGGACTGGCAGTGTACTATCCTGACGGTAAAAGAGAGTTCCGCCGTGATGCCGATGTGTTGCTTCATGAGTTGCAAAGTGTTTACGGCAACAATCTGGAAAATGTCTGTATCATCATGCACAATGCCATGTTTGATGCCGCTATCCTTAAATACAAGTTCAACATCATTCCCCCATGTATTTACGATACCATGCTGATGGCAAAGTATCTTTACGGTGTCGATGTGAAAGTAAGCTTAAAAGAGCTTGCGGAACGCTGTCATTTGCCCGCAAAGCTCGACCTTGAGTTCTCCAAAGGTAAACGTGAGCTCACAGCAGCAGAGTTTGCGGAACTCCGTACCTATGCGATCAACGATGTCGTCATCACTCGTGAACTCTATGGCCATATTGTTCCAAAGATATTACCGGAGGAGTTGGAGATCATCAATCATACCGTACAATGTTTCCTGCGTGATGCAGTAAAGATCAACAAAGAACTGCTCCAACTGGCCCGCCATGAACTTTGTACCCAACTGATCAATGAATTGGGGGAAATACATCCCGAAGAAGTTTCGAGTGATCGTCAGTTTGCTCAACTGCTTTCCGGTGCATTGGCTGAAACCAATCGTGCTCTTGCGATGAAACCGGGTAAAAACGGAATGATCCCGGCTATTTCAAAGAATGACCCTGAAATGCAGAACATGCTCTCCGATCCCGACCCGCTTGTCCGTGAACTTGTCAAAGCAAGGTTGCTGGTGAAATCAAAAGCACAATTGCAGTCACGTATCAATTACCTCATCGGTACGGCAAATCTGACGGGCGGTACATTGCCGGTGTTTCTCAAGTATCATCATGCGCAAACCGGACGTTTTGCAGGAGGCAACGGTCTTAACTTGCAGAATCTTCCTGTTCCCGGACGCTCGCCGGTTCAAATCCTCAATGATACGGCACGGAAGATCAGGCAAGCCATTCATGCACCGGCAGGATACGTTTTTGTCGCCGTGGATGCGGCACAGATCGAAGCGCGTGTGCTTGCGTGGCTGACTGGCGAAGAAACACTGAACACCGCCTTTGCCGCAGGGAAAGATATTTATTCCGAATTTGCCACCGATGTTTTCCATGAACCTGCCGGACATCCCCGTGACAGCACTCCTGCTGAACAGCGAAAGGGCTTATTGCGCAAGATCGGTAAAACAGCCATCCTCGGTTTGGGATACAATATGGGAGTGGAGCGTTTCGCGGAACAATTGAAAAGTTTCATCGCCAGCAGCGAATTGTGCCGTTCAGAGCGCGAGCTTGCCGCCCTTGCCTATAAGATCGTCCACTCTTATCGAGCAAAATACAACAACATCTCCACATTTTGGAATCGGCTGGAAAAAGCATTCAGGGAAAGCATCTGCAAACAACAGCATGTTCGGATCGGAATGCTTGAGATCTCTTCCAATAGCGAAGCAACATGGTTGCAACTCGCTTCCAGACGTGAGCTGATCTATCGTGACTGCGAAATACGTCCCTCTGAATTCCAAGAAATCACCTTTTACAACACTTCCGGAGAATGTGAATCAAGAATCATCGAACAACAATCGATACAATACCGTAACAGCACCTCTTTGTACGGTGGGAAGCTGACTGAAAATGTCGTTCAGGCTATAGCCCGTGATCTGCTGGTCAGGGTGATTCTG